From the genome of Armatimonadota bacterium:
AGGGCCGCAACGTCGTCATCGAGAAGAAGTTCGGGTCCCCCACCATCACCCACGACGGCGTCACCGTGGCCAAGGAGATCGAGCTGGAGGACCCCTTCGAGAACGCGGGGGCCCAGCTCGTGCGCGAGGTGGCCACGAAGACGGAGGATGTGGCCGGCGACGGGACCACCACAGCCACGATCCTGGCACAGGCGATGATGCGCGACGGGTTGAAGCTCGTCGCCGCCGGGGCCAATCCCATGGCGCTCAAGCGCGGCATCGACCGGGCCGTGGCCGCCGTGGTCGAGCAGATCAAGACCGCGGCCAAGCCGCTGGAGACCAAGGAGGAGATCGCCTACGTCGCCTCCATCTCGGCCAACGACCCCTCCATCGGCCAGCTCATCGCCGACGCCATGGACAAGGTGGGCAAGGACGGCGTGATCACGGTGGAGGAGTCCAAGGGGATCGAGACCACCGTCGAGGTCGTCGAGGGGATGATGTTCGACAAGGGCTACATCTCCCCGTACTTCATCACCGACCCCGAGAAGATGGAGGCCGTCCTCGAGGAGCCGGTCATCCTCATCACCGACAAGAAGATCAGCGCCGTGAAAGACCTCCTCCCGGTGCTGGAGAAGGTCGTGCAGCTGGGGCGGCCGCTGCTCATCATCGCCGAGGACGTCGAGGGCGAGGCCCTGGCCACCCTGGTGGTGAACAAGCTGCGCGGCACTCTGTCGGCGGTGGCGGTGAAGGCCCCGGCCTTCGGTGACCGCCGCAAGGCCATCCTCCAGGACATCGCCATCCTCACCGGCGGGCAGGTGATCAGCGAAGAGGTCGGCCTGAAGCTGGAGAACACCACCGCCGGCCAGCTTGGCCGGGCCCAGCAGGTGCGGGTGCGCAAGGAGGAGACGATCATCGTCGGCGGGGCCGGCAAGCCCGAGGAGATCCAGAAGCGCATCCAGCAGATCCGCAAGCAGATCGAGGAGACCGAGTCCGACTACGACCGGGAGAAGCTGCAGGAGCGGCTGGGCAAGCTCTCCGGCGGTGTGGCGGTGATCAAGGTCGGCGCGCCCAGCGAGGCGGAGCTGAAGTACCGCAAGACCCGCACCGAGGACGCCCTGCGGGCGACCCGGTCGGCGGTCGAGGAGGGCATCCTCCCCGGCGGCGGGGTGGTGCTGGTGCAGGCCCAGCAGGCCGTGGACGCCCTCAAGCTCGAGGGGGACGAGGCCATGGGCGCCGGCATCGTGCGGCGGGCGCTGGAGGAGCCGATGCGCCAGCTGGCCATCAACGCCGGCCAGGAGGGCTCCATCATCGTCGAGCAGGCGCGCACGCAGCCGCCGGGCTACGGCTACGACGTCCTCACCGGCCGCTTCGTCGACATGCTGAAGGCCGGCATCGTCGACCCGGCCAAGGTGGTGCGCACGGCCCTGCAGAACGCGGCCAGCGTGGCGGGGCTGCTGCTGACCACCGAGGCGCTGGTGGTGGAGAAGCCCGAGGAGGAGAAGGAGGCGGCCACGCCCAGCGTGCCGCCGATGTAACGGGCCTTCCCCCGCACCCGGCCCGCGACCAGGCCCCGGCCCATGTGGCCGGGGCCTGTGTCTTGGGGTCGTGAACCGCCGCCGAACCCCCATGACGGCGCCCCGGGAAGGAGTAAAATCCGAACGATTCCCCTGCTTGAGGCAAACAGTTGCAGTCTATAAAGTTCCGTGCTACTGTCTCATCGGCGCAAACATTGCCAATGTGGGTGAAAACACGAACAATAGTGGAAGGCAACGGCACCTCTTACCATCTATGCGGGTCCTGAAGCGCCCTGTGCGGATCCTGGCCGTCCCATGCGGATCCTGATCCTCGGTAACGGCGCCCGGGAGCACGCCGTCGGCTGGGCCCTCGCTGCCTCTTCTTCCCGTCCAGCCCTGTTCTTCGCCCCCGGGAACGCCGGGACCGAGTCGCTGGGCCCTTCATTACCCGCCGACCTGCACGACCCCGAGAGTCTCCTTCGCGCCGCCCGAAGCGTGGAGCCCGACCTCACCGTGGTGGGGCCCGAGGCGCCGCTGGCCGCCGGGGTGGTGGACCGGTTCGAGGCGGCCGGGTTCCGCATCGTCGGCCCGCGCCTAGCCGCGGCGCGGATCGAGAGCAGCAAGGCCTTCGCCAAAGCCCTCATGGCCGAGGCCGGCATCCCCACAGCGCCCTGGCAGGTCTTCGAGGACCCGGCGGCGGCGCTGGCGTACGTGCGGACGGCCCCGCTCCCGCTCGTGGTCAAAGCGGACGGGCTGGCTGCCGGCAAGGGCGTCACCGTGTGCGCCACGCGGGGTGAGGCGGAGGACGCCGTCTACCGGCTGATGGTGCAGGGCGCCTTCGGTGAGGCGGGCCGGCGCGTGGTCGTCGAGGAGGCCCTCGAGGGCGAGGAGGTGAGCGTCCTCGCCCTCACCGACGGCCGGGACATCGCCCTGCTGCCGCCCGCACGCGACCACAAGCGCCTGCTGGCCCAGGACCGTGGCCCCAACACCGGCGGGATGGGCGCGGTCGCCCCCGCCGCGATCGGCCCGGGTGTCCTGGGCCAGGCCGAGGCGATCCTGCGGCGCGCCGTCCGGGCGCTGGCCGCGCGCGGCACGCCCTATCGGGGGATCCTCTACGCCGGCCTGATGGAGACGGCCGGCGGCGTGCGCGTGCTGGAGTTCAACTGCCGCCTAGGCGACCCCGAGGCGCAGGCCATCCTCCCGCTGCTCGACACCGACCTGGTGGACGCGCTCCTGGCCACCGTGGAGGGACGTGTCGGCACCCTGCAAGTGCGGTGGCGCCCCGGGGCGGCGGTGGCCGTGGTGGTGGCCGGCGGGCGCTATCCGGAGGCAGCCGACCACGGCACTCCCATCGAAGGAGTGGGAGAGATCCCTCCGGACATCCTGGTCTTCCACGCGGGGACGGCTCGTGGACCGGACGGCCGCCTGGTCACCGCCGGCGGCCGCATCCTGACGCTCGTGGCGGTGGGGCCCGACATGGAGGCGGCGCGTCGGCGCGCTGTCAAGGCCGCCGAGACGGTGCGGTTCCCCGGCCGTCACTACCGCCCCGACATCGGCCTGCGGCATCGGCATTGGCTCCCCGCGACCGGCACGGTCTGGGCCGCCGGCGAGCCTGCAGACCGCGACCGCCGGCATCCGCTCCCCATTGCCGGCGGAGCGCCGGACCGCGGTGGGCCCGGGCCCGGCGGCGCACCGGACCACCATCGCCCCGTGGCCAGCGGCGTGGCGGGGCACACCCCGTCCCTCCATGCCCGCGTGGCCATCATCGTGGGCAGCGACTCCGACCTGCCGGTGGTGGAGGAGCACGCCCTCCCGGTCCTGCGCCACTTCGCCGTGCCCTACGAGGTCACCGTCGCCTCCGCGCACCGCTCTCCCGAGCGCGTGCGGCGGGTGGCCGAGGAGGCCGAGGCGCGGGGGTGGCAGGTGATCATCGCCGCCGCCGGCGGGGCGGCGCACCTGGCCGGGGTGCTCGCGGCTCACACAGTGCTGCCGGTGATCGGCGTGCCGCTCGACGCCACGCCGCTGCGCGGCCTGGACGCCCTGCTCGCCACCGTCCAGATGCCCCCGGGGGTGCCGGTGGCCACGGTGGCCGTCGGGGGGTGGGGGATGCACAATGCCGCCCTGCTCGCCGTGCAGATCCTGGCTACCGCGGATCCCGAGCTGCGCGAGCGCTTCCGTCAGGGCAAGGCCCGCCTGGCCCGGTCGGTCGAGGAGAAGGCGGCACGGGTGGCCGAGCACCTCGCCCGCGGGGACGCTGCCGCAGCGGAGCGGTGAGCCCATGCCGGTGACCGCCGTGGTCGGGGGGCAGTGGGGCGACGAGGGCAAGGGGAAGATCGTCGACACCCTGGCCGCCGACGCCGACCTGGTCATCCGCTACAACGGGGGCGGCAACGCCGGGCACACCGTCGTGCTCGACCGCGGCACCTTCCGCCTCCACCTGGTCCCCTCGGGGATCTTCCGCCCGGGGGTGCTCTGCCTCATCGGTCCGGGCGTGGTCGTGAACCCGGACCGGCTGCTGGAAGAGATTGACGCCCTGCGCGCCCGCGGGATCGACACGAGCGGGTTGCGCCTGGCCGACCGGGCGCACCTCGTCTTCCCCCACCACCTGGCGCAGGACGCCCTGGAGGAGGAGGCCCGCGGCGCCGCCGCCCACGGGACCACCCGCCAGGGGATCTGGCCGGCGTACGCCGACAAGGCCTCCCGCATGGGCGTGCGCGTGGCCGACCTCTTCGAGCCGCAGGTGCTCGAGGGGGCGGTCCGCCACCTAGCCGCGCGCAAGGGCGCCGTCTTCCGGGCGCTCTATGGCCGGACGCTGGAGGCCGACGAGCTGCTGGCGCGGTGCGCGGCCTGGCGGGAGGCGCTCGCGCCCTACGTGGTGGACGCGCTCCCGCTCGTCACCGAGGCGCTGCGCCGCGACGCGCGCATCATCCTGGAGGGGCACCTGGGGGTGATGCGCGACCTGGACTGGGGCGTCTACCCGTACGTCACTTCCTCGACCTGCCTGCCGGCGGGGGCCGGCGCCGGCGCGGGGATTCCCGCCGGAGCCATCACGCGCGTGGTCGGGGTGGTGAAGGCCTACACCACGGCCGTGGGCGC
Proteins encoded in this window:
- the groL gene encoding chaperonin GroEL (60 kDa chaperone family; promotes refolding of misfolded polypeptides especially under stressful conditions; forms two stacked rings of heptamers to form a barrel-shaped 14mer; ends can be capped by GroES; misfolded proteins enter the barrel where they are refolded when GroES binds), whose amino-acid sequence is MPKILAYNEEARRAMERGVNKLADAVKITLGPKGRNVVIEKKFGSPTITHDGVTVAKEIELEDPFENAGAQLVREVATKTEDVAGDGTTTATILAQAMMRDGLKLVAAGANPMALKRGIDRAVAAVVEQIKTAAKPLETKEEIAYVASISANDPSIGQLIADAMDKVGKDGVITVEESKGIETTVEVVEGMMFDKGYISPYFITDPEKMEAVLEEPVILITDKKISAVKDLLPVLEKVVQLGRPLLIIAEDVEGEALATLVVNKLRGTLSAVAVKAPAFGDRRKAILQDIAILTGGQVISEEVGLKLENTTAGQLGRAQQVRVRKEETIIVGGAGKPEEIQKRIQQIRKQIEETESDYDREKLQERLGKLSGGVAVIKVGAPSEAELKYRKTRTEDALRATRSAVEEGILPGGGVVLVQAQQAVDALKLEGDEAMGAGIVRRALEEPMRQLAINAGQEGSIIVEQARTQPPGYGYDVLTGRFVDMLKAGIVDPAKVVRTALQNAASVAGLLLTTEALVVEKPEEEKEAATPSVPPM
- the purD gene encoding phosphoribosylamine--glycine ligase codes for the protein MRILILGNGAREHAVGWALAASSSRPALFFAPGNAGTESLGPSLPADLHDPESLLRAARSVEPDLTVVGPEAPLAAGVVDRFEAAGFRIVGPRLAAARIESSKAFAKALMAEAGIPTAPWQVFEDPAAALAYVRTAPLPLVVKADGLAAGKGVTVCATRGEAEDAVYRLMVQGAFGEAGRRVVVEEALEGEEVSVLALTDGRDIALLPPARDHKRLLAQDRGPNTGGMGAVAPAAIGPGVLGQAEAILRRAVRALAARGTPYRGILYAGLMETAGGVRVLEFNCRLGDPEAQAILPLLDTDLVDALLATVEGRVGTLQVRWRPGAAVAVVVAGGRYPEAADHGTPIEGVGEIPPDILVFHAGTARGPDGRLVTAGGRILTLVAVGPDMEAARRRAVKAAETVRFPGRHYRPDIGLRHRHWLPATGTVWAAGEPADRDRRHPLPIAGGAPDRGGPGPGGAPDHHRPVASGVAGHTPSLHARVAIIVGSDSDLPVVEEHALPVLRHFAVPYEVTVASAHRSPERVRRVAEEAEARGWQVIIAAAGGAAHLAGVLAAHTVLPVIGVPLDATPLRGLDALLATVQMPPGVPVATVAVGGWGMHNAALLAVQILATADPELRERFRQGKARLARSVEEKAARVAEHLARGDAAAAER
- a CDS encoding adenylosuccinate synthase, encoding MPVTAVVGGQWGDEGKGKIVDTLAADADLVIRYNGGGNAGHTVVLDRGTFRLHLVPSGIFRPGVLCLIGPGVVVNPDRLLEEIDALRARGIDTSGLRLADRAHLVFPHHLAQDALEEEARGAAAHGTTRQGIWPAYADKASRMGVRVADLFEPQVLEGAVRHLAARKGAVFRALYGRTLEADELLARCAAWREALAPYVVDALPLVTEALRRDARIILEGHLGVMRDLDWGVYPYVTSSTCLPAGAGAGAGIPAGAITRVVGVVKAYTTAVGAGPLPTELHDETAARLRAAGHEFGTLTGRPRRCGWFDAVAVRYAAQVAGFTELAVMKVDVLGGFDPVRVCVAYQDGERVLQTVPHHAALARVQPVYEDLPGWPPTGPVEHEEALPAAARAFLDRVEALVGVPVTLVGTGQARSALLVRSAAMGPGGRARQGVSRRA